In Pseudophryne corroboree isolate aPseCor3 chromosome 7, aPseCor3.hap2, whole genome shotgun sequence, a single window of DNA contains:
- the LOC134944257 gene encoding farnesyl pyrophosphate synthase-like has product MASVKAFVASDILLEFSSFLERVVQDLTAEEWGHPEIGVAVSRLREVLEYNAPGGRCTRGMNVVASIRDLLPLAMQDVETIERALVVGWCVELMTCSFMVTDDIMDRSEKRRGKPCWYKKEGIGLDAINDSALIESCVYRLLRKYCHGQPYYLNLLELFLEASYQTELGQVLDLIIAQQGKLDLAQYTETRYKSIWKYKSAFLCFYLPVAAAMLMAGIDQEEDYRNAKTILLDMGELFQVQNDYLDCYGDPSITGKIGTDIQDKRCTWLVVEALKRVTPEQRKILEENYGQDDVDKVQRVKNLYDDLDLTTVYRQYKEEIYQRVQILISQHANGLFKEIFLSLALKSCKKDVFSPSLPVV; this is encoded by the exons ATGGCTTCCGTGAAGGCATTTGTAGCCTCTGATATTCTTCTGGAGTTTTCCAGCTTCCTTGAGAGGGTAGTGCAGGACCTGACAGCAGAGGAATGGGGACACCCGGAGATTGGGGTTGCTGTCTCACGCTTGCGAGAG GTCCTAGAGTATAACGCTCCTGGAGGAAGATGTACTCGAGGTATGAATGTGGTGGCCTCCATCCGGGACCTGTTGCCATTGGCCATGCAGGATGTGGAGACCATTGAGAGGGCTCTGGTGGTAGGCTGGTGTGTAGAGTTG ATGACATGCTCCTTCATGGTTACTGATGACATTATGGATAGGTCTGAGAAACGTCGTGGGAAGCCTTGCTGGTACAAGAAG GAGGGCATTGGCCTTGATGCTATCAATGACTCGGCCCTGATTGAATCATGTGTATATCGACTCCTGAGGAAGTACTGCCACGGACAGCCCTATTACCTGAACCTGCTGGAACTGTTTCTGGAG gcctcctaccagACCGAGCTGGGGCAGGTACTAGATCTAATAATTGCTCAGCAAGGGAAGTTGGATCTAGCCCAGTACACAGAGACCAG gtataaatccatTTGGAAATACAAGTCAGCTTTTCTATGTTTCTACCTGCCCGTCGCTGCTGCCATGTTGATG GCTGGAATAGACCAGGAGGAAGATTACAGAAATGCCAAAACAATCCTGCTGGATATGGGGGAGTTATTCCAGGTGCAG AATGACTACCTGGATTGTTACGGAGACCCAAGCATCACAGGGAAGATTGGAACCGACATCCAGGACAAAAGGTGTACATGGCTGGTGGTAGAGGCATTAAAAAGGGTGACTCCTGAGCAAAGGAAAATCCTGGAG GAGAACTACGGCCAAGACGATGTGGACAAGGTGCAGAGGGTAAAGAATCTGTACGATGATCTAGACCTGACCACTGTGTACAGACAATATAAGGAGGAGATTTACCAGAGAGTACAGATTCTTATCTCCCAGCATGCAAATGGGCTGTTCAAGGAGATCTTCCTGAGCCTGGCACTCAAGAGTTGCAAGAAAGATGTGTTTTCTCCTTCCTTACCAGTTGTCTGA